In Desulfobacterales bacterium, the DNA window CGCCTTTTTCGTGTTTTATCAGCATCTTTCCTGGTGGCTGGTTGCGGGGGCCGTCCTTCCCGGGGCGGTCCTGGCCGGGGCCCTGGTGGCGCTGGAGGCCGGGCTGACCCGGCTCAAGGGCCGACTCGAGCGGCAGTGGGGGATGCTGCTGGCCGGATTCGTCCTTTTTTTTCTTCATCTTATCGGCTACCTGGTCCTCTCCTCGCTTCTTCTTGCATCGCCCATGGGCTGGTTTTTTCAACATCTTGATCCCAGGGGAACAGCGGCCCATGCCTATGGCCTGTTTTCAGCGAATATCTTTCTCTTCCTCGGGCTGGCCAGCTGGTTGCGTAAACTGAGCCGTGGTTGACCAGGAGAGCAACGGCGCCGCAAGGAATAACAGTGGCTTGTACATGCAAGGCGGAACGGAATCCCCCAAAGCAAAAGGCAATCCCCGCGGCCTGTCGCAAGGAGCTTCAAATAATCCGGCTCCTGGGAAAATGACTTGACAAGAGGAGATAATTTCTTATAGTCAACGGCTACTTAGTAGGAGCGTGGGAGACGGGATTGCCCTGTCTTTCACGCCATATTTTTTTAGTTGAAAAAAAGTAACTATTCTCAATAGATGTGTAGTGGAGGAATCCCGTGGCCTTACCAAAACGCAGACATTCACATTCCCGGACCCGGAAACGCAGGTCCCATGATGCACTGACCCCGGTCTCTTATTCTGCTTGCTCCGCATGCGGTGAGCCTAAACTGCCCCATCGGCTGTGTGCCGGTTGCGGCACCTATAAGGGACGGACGGTTATAAAACTGGACGATGAGTTAAGCTAGGCATGACGGTGCGGATAGCCCTGGATGTTATGGGGGGTGACCGGGGCCCCGCGGAATTGGTTGCCGGTGCCGTGCAGGCTGTCGATGAACTGGACCTGCGCGTCACCCTGCTGGGCGACGAGAAACTTATCTCCCAGGCATTACCGGGTCGCGCAACGCGCGACTCCCTGATTGACGTTGTTCATACCTCACAAATCATTTCCATGGACGAGTCCCCCTTTGAGGCGGTACGCCGGAAGAAGGACGCGTCCATTGTCGTGGCCTTTGGCCTGCTGAAAAGTTACCGGGTGGACGCGGTGGTGAGCGCCGGTCATTCCGGGGCCACCATGGCCGCGGCCATGCGCGGACTCGGCCGGTTGAAGAATATCTCGCGGCCGGGCATTGCCAGTATCTTCCCAACACTGAAAAAGCCGGTGGTGATGATGGATGTGGGGGCCAATGTTGATTGCCGGCCCCAGCATCTTTTTCAATTCGGGATTATGGGGGCTGCTTTTTCCCAGGTGTTGTTTGGCAACCGCAGGCCAAAGGTCGCTTTGCTCAGTATCGGCGAGGAGGGCGGCAAGGGCAATACCCTGGTCAAGCAGGCCCATGAGCTGTTTTCGCGCAGTTCGCTCAACTACATCGGCAACGTCGAGGGCCGGGATACCTTTCTCGGCAATACCGACGTGATTGTCTGCGACGGGTTTGTCGGCAATGCCTGCCTCAAGGTCAGCGAGGGGCTGGCCGAGGTGGTCATCGCCATGTTGCGGGAAGAGATCGGCAAGAGTTTCAGCGCCAAGCTGGGCTATCTTCTGGCCAGGCGCGCCTTTACCAATTTCCAGAAACGGGTTGATTATGCCGAATATGGCGGGGCCCCGCTTCTGGGGCTGAAGGGCATCGGCATTGTCTGTCATGGCCGCTCCAACGCCAGGGCCATCAAAAACGCGATCAGGGTTGCAGCGGAAATGGCGAGGAACAAGGTAAACGATCATATCATCCAGCTGCTGGCCGAGACCGGCCACGGCCAGGCCGCAACCGGCGAGACTCCGGGACCACGGCCCGGCCCGGGGGGTACGTCATGACCAGGTCGATGATCATCGGCACCGGCTCCTGCCTGCCGGAGCGGGTTATGACCAATGCTGACCTGGAAAAGATGGTCGACACCTCGGACAGCTGGATCACCAGCCGGACCGGGATCAGGACCAGGCGGATAGCCGGGGCCGGGGAGGAAACCTCGCGGCTGGGCACGGCGGCGGCCCGGGAGGCCCTGGCCATGGCCGGGGTGTCGGCCGCGGAACTGGGGTTGATTATCGTCTGTTCCATTACCCCGGATCTGGTCATGCCATCCTGCGCCTGCCTGGTCCAGAAAGAACTGGGTGCATTGAACGCCTTTGCCTTTGATCTCAATGCCGCCTGTTCCGGGTTTGTTTACGGCCTGGATGTGGCGGACAAATATATCCGGGCCGACCCGGAGATCAAGATACTGGTGATCGGCGCTGAGAATCTCTCGGCCCGGGTCAACTGGCAGGACCGCTCCACCTGCGTGCTGTTCGGTGACGGCGCCGGCGCCGCGGTGCTCAGCGGAACCGACCAGGACCGGGGGCTGCTGGCAAGCCGGCTTTACAGCGACGGCCGGTTGTGGAAGCTGCTCAGCCTGGGCGGGGCGCCGAGCCGGAACCCGGATCTTGACATCATCGGCAACCATGAGGCTGTGATCAAAATGGCCGGGCCGGATGTTTTCAAGAACGCGGTGCGGTCAATGGAGAGTGCGGTGCGGCGGCTTCTCGACGATCAGGATGTGGACATCGGCGCGATCAGGATGCTGATCCCGCACCAGGCCAACATTCGTATCCTCAAGAGTTTGGCCGAACGGCTGGAGCTGCCCTTTGACAAGGTGTATACCACCATTCAAAAGTATGGCAATACCTCGGCGGCCAGTGTGCCGGTGGCCCTGGATGAGGCCAACCGGGGCGGGGCCCTGCACCGGGACGATCTGCTGCTGTTCGCGGTGTTTGGCGGCGGATTTACCTGGGGAGCGGCCCTGGTCCGCTGGTAGCGCGGCGGAGAGGCGCGGCCGGCGGATGGCTGAAACGCCTTGCGCTGATCGTCAAGTTCTGTCCGCCTGGTCTGAACATCTACCTGATGCAACCAAAAGAGGGAGATAAAAGTGGATTATTTTTTGACCGAAGAACAGCAGATGATCGTGGATATCTGTCGCCAGATCACCGATGAAAAGATTATCCCGCAACGGGCCGAACTCGATGAAAAGGACGAGTTTCCCACCGAGATCCTCGCGGCCATTGCCCGGGCTGATCTGTTCGGCCTTTTTATCCCCGAGGAGTACGGCGGTTTTGCCGGCGGCTGTTTTGAAAACGTCCTCGCCCTGGAACAACTGGGCCGGGGCTGCGTCGGGGTGGCCACCGCCTTTGCGGCCAGCGCCCTGGGCGCCTATCCGATTTACGTTGCCGGCAGCGAGGAGCTGAAACAGAAGTATCTGCCCAGTGTGGCCAGCGGCAGCACGCGGGCGGCCTTTGCCCTGACCGAGGCCAATGCCGGCAGCGACGCCTCCGGGATCCAGACCACTGCCGTGCCTGACGGCGACGAATGGGTGCTGAACGGCACCAAGCAGTGGATCACCAATGCGGGCGAGGCCCAGATCTACACGGTTATTGCCATGACCGACCGGTCCAAGGGGCCGCGCGGCGCCAGCATGTTCGTGGTCGAGGATACTGATCCCGGGTTTTCATACGGGGCCAAGGAAAAAAAACTGGGCATCCGCGCTTCCTCGACCCGGGAGCTGATCTTCAGGGATTGCCGGATTCCCAAGGACCGGCTGGTGGGCCGGGTCGGCATGGGGTTTATCACCGTGATGAAGACCCTTGATCTCTCCCGGCCCGGGATTGCCGCTTTGGGTGTCGGTCTGGGCCAGGCGGCCCTGGACGAGGCGGTTACCTACGCCAAGCAGCGGGTCCAGTTCGGCAAACCGATTATCTCGTTCCAGGCGGTGCAGCATTTGCTGGCCGACATGGCCATCCAGGTCGAGGCCTCCCGGGCCTTGGTCTATGCCGCGGCCAAGCATATCGACGCCCATCCCAGGGATATGACCAAGGCCTCTTCAATGTGCAAGGTGATGGCCACTGACATGGCGATGAAGGTGACCGTTGATGCGGTCCAGGTGCTGGCCGGATACGGTTACATGCGGGATTACCCGGTGGAGAAGATGATGCGCGATGCCAAGATCCTGCAGATCTACGAGGGGACCAATCAGATCCAGCGGAATGTCATTGGCCAGGAACTGAATAAGGAGTATAACAGGTAGAACTTTTTTCACGCCGGCCGGGCCGGGAACGGTATTGCCGAGGATCGATTACAAACGAGAGACCCGGAAGAGTGTTATGAAGATAGTCGTATGCGTCAAACAGGTCCCGGACGCCAAGGATGTCCGGTTGGACCCCAAGACCAACACCCTGGCCCGGGAGGGGGTGCAGAGCATCATGAACCCCTATGACCGGCATGCCCTGGAAGAGGCGGTTCGCCTGAAGGAGCAGCACGGCGGCACGGTGGTGGCGCTGAGCATGGGGCCGCCCCAGGCAGCGGAGATGCTGCGCGACGCAGTGGCCTGCGGGGCCGATCAGGCGGTGCTGGTCTCGGACCGGGCCTTTGCCGGCGCCGATACCTGGGCCACCACCTATACCCTGGCCCGGGCCATTGATACCATCGGCGGCTGTGATCTGATCATCTGCGGCAAGCAGGCCATTGACGGTGATACCGCCCAGGTGGGTCCCGGGCTGGCCTGGCGGCTGGATATCCCCTATGTCACCTATGTCCGCAAGGTGTCTGGTTGCGGGGACGGATGTCTCACCGTGGAGCGGCTGATGGATGACGGCTATGACGAGGTCGAACTGCCCCTGCCCGGTCTGCTTACCGTGATCAAGGAGATCAACGAACCGCGGGTGCCCTCGCTCAAAGGCAAGATGCGGGCCAGAAAGATGGAGATTGCCATGCTCGACGCCGCGGCCATCGGCGCTGATCCCCGCTGTATCGGACTGGCCGGCTCGCCCACCCAGGTGGTCCGGGTCTTTGCCCCGGAGCTGAGCGGGGAGCGCACCATGTTGTCCGGGACCGTGGCTGAGCAGGTTGAGCAGTTGTATGAAAAACTGGAGGCCATGGTTTAAGCATGCTGTACGTTGATGTCGATGCCTGCATAGGCTGCGGAATCTGCGAGGATGAATGTTCCTTTGGCGCGATTACGGTTGTGAACGGGATCGCCCAAGTCGGCGACAACTGCAATCTCTGCGGGGCCTGCGTTGACAGCTGCGAGGCGGAAGCGCTGACCATTGAGCGCCAGGAGGCCGGTGAAGAGGTCGACTTGAGCGATTGGTCCGGGGTGCTGGTCTTTGCCGAATTCCGCAACAACCGGATGGCCCCGGTGGCCCTGGAGTTGCTCGGCATCGGCCGGCAGCTTGCCGATCAGCGCAATGTTTCCCTGTCCGCGGTGCTGCTCGGCACTGATCTGGGTGAGAACGGTCGATTATTGGTGGCCCATGGTGCTGATCTGGTCTTTCAGGTGGATGATCCGGGCCTGGCCCATTTTACCGACGAGGCCTATGCCAACATTCTGGAAGACCTCATTCGTGCGCACCGTCCCGAGATCGTTCTGGCCGGGGCCACGGCCATCGGCCGTTCCTTTATCCCCCGGGTGGCTTCCGGTCTTGGGGCCGGGCTTACCGCTGATTGCACCCAACTGGCCATCCGCGACGAGGACGGGGCCCTGCTGCAGACCCGGCCGGCATTCGGCGGCAATGTGATGGCCACCATTGTCTGCCCCCGCACCCGGCCGCAGATGGCCACGGTACGGCCCCGGGTGATGAAGCCCATCCCCGCGGATTCGGCGCGGGCCGGCGAGATCATCAATTATACTCCGGAGCCCGAACGGCTCCGGTCGCGGACCCGGGTGCTTCGCTCGGTGGTGGAGGAACTGGACCAGGTGAATATCGGCGAGGCCGACGTGATCGTGGCCGGTGGCCGCGGCCTGGAAAACGAAAAGGGATTTGCCCTGATCCGGGAGTTGGCCGATGTACTTGGCGGCGCGGTGGCGGCCTCGCGGGCCGCAGTGGATTCCGGCTGGGTTTCCTACCCCCACCAGGTGGGTCAGACCGGCAAGACGGTCTGCCCCAAGGTATATATCGCCTGCGGTATATCCGGCGCCATCCAGCACCTGGTGGGGATGCAGTCCGCCGAGGTGATCGTGGCGATCAACAAGGATCCCGAGGCGCCTATTTTCAATGTGGCCACCTACGGCATTGTCGGCGATGTCTTTGAGGTGGTGCCGCAACTTATCCGCAAATTCGAACAGAGGGCCTAGAAGATGAGTCTGACCGGCAGGATAGCGTTGGTGACCGGCGGCGGCCGCGGCATCGGCCGGGCCGTGAGTCTGCGCCTGGCCGGGATGGGCGCCACGGTTATGGTCAACTATGTGAGCCGGCCCGGTCCGGCCGAGGAGACGGTGGCGGAGATCATCGGCCGGGGCGGATCGGCCCGGGCAATGCGCTTTGATGTTGCCGACTGGAGCGAGGTGCAGGCGGCGATCAAGGAGATTGTGGTTGAGCACGGCCAACTGGACATCCTGGTCAGCAATGCCGGGATCACCCGGGACGGGCTGCTGGCCACCATGAAGGAAGAAGACTGGGATGCGGTGCTGAACACCAATCTCAAGGGCTCGTTCCACTGTATCAAGGCGGCCTGCCGGCCGATGATGAAGAAACGGTGGGGCCGGATCATCGTCATTACCTCGGTGATCGGTTTTGCCGGCAATGCCGGCCAGGCCAACTATGCGGCAGCCAAGGCCGGCCTGGTGGGCCTGCTGCGCTCCATGGCCAGGGAACTGGCCCCCCGGGGAATCACGGTCAACGGGGTGGCGCCGGGCTATATTGACACCGAGATGACCAGCCACCTGCCCGAGACGGTCAAGGAACTCATTCTTAAACAGATACCCCT includes these proteins:
- the rpmF gene encoding 50S ribosomal protein L32, whose translation is MALPKRRHSHSRTRKRRSHDALTPVSYSACSACGEPKLPHRLCAGCGTYKGRTVIKLDDELS
- the plsX gene encoding phosphate acyltransferase PlsX — its product is MTVRIALDVMGGDRGPAELVAGAVQAVDELDLRVTLLGDEKLISQALPGRATRDSLIDVVHTSQIISMDESPFEAVRRKKDASIVVAFGLLKSYRVDAVVSAGHSGATMAAAMRGLGRLKNISRPGIASIFPTLKKPVVMMDVGANVDCRPQHLFQFGIMGAAFSQVLFGNRRPKVALLSIGEEGGKGNTLVKQAHELFSRSSLNYIGNVEGRDTFLGNTDVIVCDGFVGNACLKVSEGLAEVVIAMLREEIGKSFSAKLGYLLARRAFTNFQKRVDYAEYGGAPLLGLKGIGIVCHGRSNARAIKNAIRVAAEMARNKVNDHIIQLLAETGHGQAATGETPGPRPGPGGTS
- a CDS encoding ketoacyl-ACP synthase III; protein product: MTRSMIIGTGSCLPERVMTNADLEKMVDTSDSWITSRTGIRTRRIAGAGEETSRLGTAAAREALAMAGVSAAELGLIIVCSITPDLVMPSCACLVQKELGALNAFAFDLNAACSGFVYGLDVADKYIRADPEIKILVIGAENLSARVNWQDRSTCVLFGDGAGAAVLSGTDQDRGLLASRLYSDGRLWKLLSLGGAPSRNPDLDIIGNHEAVIKMAGPDVFKNAVRSMESAVRRLLDDQDVDIGAIRMLIPHQANIRILKSLAERLELPFDKVYTTIQKYGNTSAASVPVALDEANRGGALHRDDLLLFAVFGGGFTWGAALVRW
- a CDS encoding acyl-CoA dehydrogenase family protein, with the translated sequence MDYFLTEEQQMIVDICRQITDEKIIPQRAELDEKDEFPTEILAAIARADLFGLFIPEEYGGFAGGCFENVLALEQLGRGCVGVATAFAASALGAYPIYVAGSEELKQKYLPSVASGSTRAAFALTEANAGSDASGIQTTAVPDGDEWVLNGTKQWITNAGEAQIYTVIAMTDRSKGPRGASMFVVEDTDPGFSYGAKEKKLGIRASSTRELIFRDCRIPKDRLVGRVGMGFITVMKTLDLSRPGIAALGVGLGQAALDEAVTYAKQRVQFGKPIISFQAVQHLLADMAIQVEASRALVYAAAKHIDAHPRDMTKASSMCKVMATDMAMKVTVDAVQVLAGYGYMRDYPVEKMMRDAKILQIYEGTNQIQRNVIGQELNKEYNR
- a CDS encoding electron transfer flavoprotein subunit beta/FixA family protein yields the protein MKIVVCVKQVPDAKDVRLDPKTNTLAREGVQSIMNPYDRHALEEAVRLKEQHGGTVVALSMGPPQAAEMLRDAVACGADQAVLVSDRAFAGADTWATTYTLARAIDTIGGCDLIICGKQAIDGDTAQVGPGLAWRLDIPYVTYVRKVSGCGDGCLTVERLMDDGYDEVELPLPGLLTVIKEINEPRVPSLKGKMRARKMEIAMLDAAAIGADPRCIGLAGSPTQVVRVFAPELSGERTMLSGTVAEQVEQLYEKLEAMV
- a CDS encoding FAD-binding protein; translated protein: MLYVDVDACIGCGICEDECSFGAITVVNGIAQVGDNCNLCGACVDSCEAEALTIERQEAGEEVDLSDWSGVLVFAEFRNNRMAPVALELLGIGRQLADQRNVSLSAVLLGTDLGENGRLLVAHGADLVFQVDDPGLAHFTDEAYANILEDLIRAHRPEIVLAGATAIGRSFIPRVASGLGAGLTADCTQLAIRDEDGALLQTRPAFGGNVMATIVCPRTRPQMATVRPRVMKPIPADSARAGEIINYTPEPERLRSRTRVLRSVVEELDQVNIGEADVIVAGGRGLENEKGFALIRELADVLGGAVAASRAAVDSGWVSYPHQVGQTGKTVCPKVYIACGISGAIQHLVGMQSAEVIVAINKDPEAPIFNVATYGIVGDVFEVVPQLIRKFEQRA
- the fabG gene encoding 3-oxoacyl-[acyl-carrier-protein] reductase, producing MSLTGRIALVTGGGRGIGRAVSLRLAGMGATVMVNYVSRPGPAEETVAEIIGRGGSARAMRFDVADWSEVQAAIKEIVVEHGQLDILVSNAGITRDGLLATMKEEDWDAVLNTNLKGSFHCIKAACRPMMKKRWGRIIVITSVIGFAGNAGQANYAAAKAGLVGLLRSMARELAPRGITVNGVAPGYIDTEMTSHLPETVKELILKQIPLGFLGQAEDIGAAAGYLATDEARYVTGQVLHVNGGMFMG